A window of the Pedobacter frigiditerrae genome harbors these coding sequences:
- a CDS encoding YdcF family protein: MVFVLSKILLFLLKPLVWVIFLFVLAICTKNFKRRKRLLITGLVLLVLFSNSFIVGKFFNLYESPYPPDQKVDVGIVLGGFSNINERNNKIKFGWAGDRLFQAISLYKSGGINKILVTSGSANLIDKTVKEGDLVFDYLKQIGIPEADILIENQGRNTIENASLSFLLIKKINTDAKVMVITSAWHIPRARIAFSKYFKKVAFYPTNYIGKTSYDFSNYVIPSAEALSNWELLFKEWIGLLVDRFRA; this comes from the coding sequence ATGGTATTTGTATTGTCTAAAATTTTATTGTTTCTACTTAAGCCATTAGTTTGGGTTATTTTCTTATTTGTTCTCGCTATTTGCACAAAGAATTTTAAAAGACGTAAAAGACTTTTAATTACAGGTTTGGTTCTATTGGTACTTTTCTCCAACTCTTTTATTGTAGGGAAGTTTTTTAATCTGTATGAATCACCATATCCTCCAGACCAGAAAGTTGATGTTGGCATAGTTCTAGGAGGTTTCTCGAACATTAACGAAAGGAATAATAAAATCAAATTTGGCTGGGCAGGAGATAGACTTTTTCAAGCTATTTCTTTATATAAGTCTGGCGGAATTAACAAAATTTTGGTAACCAGTGGAAGCGCCAATTTAATCGATAAAACAGTTAAGGAAGGAGATTTAGTTTTTGACTACTTAAAGCAAATAGGTATTCCAGAAGCTGATATTTTGATTGAAAACCAAGGTAGAAATACAATAGAAAATGCTTCTTTGAGTTTTTTATTAATAAAAAAGATAAATACAGATGCTAAAGTTATGGTTATAACCAGTGCTTGGCACATACCAAGAGCCCGTATCGCCTTTTCGAAATACTTTAAGAAAGTAGCGTTTTATCCAACAAATTATATTGGAAAAACTAGTTATGATTTTTCTAATTATGTAATTCCCAGCGCTGAAGCCTTAAGCAACTGGGAATTACTTTTTAAAGAATGGATAGGTCTATTAGTTGATAGGTTTAGAGCTTAA
- a CDS encoding YtxH domain-containing protein produces the protein MKYGKIISKVLNRRESNNGMVAVALIAGLAAGAVISILFAPESGADTRRAIGDKAKGLGEGIKNSYGSLKERVFGVDEVIEPAVAPEVPHFVHTTQKRKKSDIKELINEFHNGEHHNEQPI, from the coding sequence ATGAAATACGGAAAAATTATATCGAAAGTTTTAAACAGAAGAGAGAGCAACAACGGAATGGTTGCGGTTGCATTAATTGCAGGATTAGCTGCGGGAGCAGTAATTAGCATTTTATTTGCGCCAGAAAGTGGAGCTGATACTAGAAGAGCAATCGGCGATAAAGCTAAAGGTTTAGGTGAAGGCATTAAAAACTCTTATGGGTCTTTAAAAGAAAGAGTTTTTGGTGTTGATGAAGTTATAGAACCAGCTGTTGCTCCAGAGGTCCCTCACTTTGTGCATACTACGCAAAAAAGAAAAAAATCAGACATTAAGGAATTGATAAATGAATTCCATAATGGAGAACATCATAACGAACAGCCTATTTAA
- a CDS encoding lamin tail domain-containing protein: MRKTLLFLMLLSVKLTSAQVVDDFSDGNFTSNPAWVGSNSLFNVNSSKQLQTSLSSTGQTVSLVTSNLLALNVKCEFLVQMNFDPSTSNEAKIYLIADNQDLNAPLNGYFVQIGESGSTDSYDLYRQNGATVTKIIDGPAKTRVDVNTLLARIKVTRNDVGKWELFTDITGGTNYALEGSVTDLTYTNSDWFGVRCEYTATRSTGFIFDDFTVSELTPDVTPPTLVSAKVLDELNVEVVFSERLQPSSALMANNYAVANLSAPTSVTATSIANVYKLTFASALPSGDYKLTVTGVRDLKGNQIGANNTATFFYVKPYTLKKGDVLISEVLSNPRTGGVDFVEIYNNTNQTLDLKELQLANIDATGVPASIKNVSSASVYMPAKTYWVLTTNPTVVKQHYNAKFPNQFVQMSSFPSYNNDKGSVVLLGTIGLLERFDYDEGMHIALLKDGDGVSLERTSFSKEANALGNFKSAAKSSGFATPTYRNSQEENAALTKNKISLVSKTFSPDGDGFEDLMQIDYSFVNNGNLANVNIYTDKGILVRKLELNTTIATAGSFTWDGLNDAGQQSKIGIYVIKFDTFALSGKTESFKQTCVLAAKL, encoded by the coding sequence ATGAGAAAAACTTTACTTTTTTTAATGCTTTTAAGCGTTAAACTTACATCAGCACAAGTTGTTGACGACTTTTCTGATGGGAATTTTACTTCAAATCCTGCTTGGGTTGGCAGTAATTCGTTGTTTAATGTTAACTCATCAAAGCAATTGCAAACCTCTTTAAGTTCTACTGGTCAAACAGTTAGCTTGGTTACATCAAATCTTTTAGCTTTAAATGTTAAGTGCGAATTTTTGGTGCAAATGAATTTTGACCCATCCACAAGTAACGAGGCAAAAATTTATTTAATTGCTGATAATCAGGATTTAAATGCACCTTTAAATGGATATTTTGTCCAAATAGGAGAGAGCGGAAGCACAGATAGTTATGATTTGTATAGGCAAAATGGAGCAACGGTTACTAAGATTATTGATGGTCCAGCTAAAACAAGAGTAGATGTAAATACACTTTTAGCTCGAATAAAAGTGACTAGAAATGATGTAGGAAAGTGGGAATTGTTTACCGATATAACTGGCGGAACAAACTATGCATTAGAGGGCAGCGTTACAGATTTAACATATACAAATTCAGATTGGTTTGGTGTGCGGTGCGAATATACAGCCACTCGTTCTACTGGTTTTATATTTGATGATTTTACAGTTTCAGAATTAACGCCAGATGTTACCCCTCCAACTTTGGTAAGCGCTAAAGTGCTCGACGAATTGAATGTCGAAGTAGTTTTCTCTGAACGATTGCAACCTTCATCAGCCTTGATGGCTAACAATTATGCTGTAGCTAACTTAAGTGCGCCAACAAGTGTAACGGCTACTTCCATTGCAAATGTTTACAAACTAACTTTTGCATCGGCTTTGCCATCGGGCGATTATAAGTTAACCGTTACGGGTGTAAGGGATTTAAAGGGAAACCAAATAGGAGCAAATAATACAGCAACATTCTTTTATGTGAAACCTTATACGCTTAAAAAAGGCGATGTTTTAATAAGTGAAGTTTTATCTAACCCAAGAACTGGAGGCGTAGATTTTGTAGAAATATACAACAACACCAATCAAACTTTAGATTTAAAGGAGTTGCAATTAGCTAATATTGATGCGACTGGAGTTCCAGCAAGTATCAAGAATGTAAGTAGCGCTTCAGTTTATATGCCAGCAAAAACTTATTGGGTATTAACAACAAATCCAACTGTTGTTAAGCAACATTATAATGCAAAATTCCCAAACCAATTTGTACAAATGAGCAGTTTCCCTTCCTATAATAACGATAAAGGCTCGGTAGTTTTACTTGGAACAATAGGTTTGTTAGAGCGATTCGATTACGATGAGGGTATGCACATTGCATTGTTGAAAGATGGCGATGGGGTTTCATTGGAGAGAACTTCCTTTTCAAAAGAGGCAAATGCTTTAGGAAACTTTAAATCCGCCGCAAAATCGTCTGGTTTTGCAACACCAACTTATAGAAATTCGCAAGAAGAAAATGCAGCTCTCACTAAAAATAAAATTAGTTTAGTTAGCAAAACATTTTCGCCAGATGGCGATGGATTTGAAGACTTGATGCAAATAGATTATAGTTTTGTTAATAATGGTAATTTGGCTAACGTTAATATTTACACGGATAAAGGAATATTAGTTAGAAAACTAGAGCTAAATACTACAATCGCAACTGCTGGAAGTTTTACTTGGGATGGTTTAAATGATGCTGGTCAGCAAAGTAAAATTGGTATTTATGTTATCAAGTTTGATACGTTTGCTTTAAGTGGAAAAACAGAAAGTTTTAAACAGACTTGTGTTTTAGCTGCTAAACTTTAG
- a CDS encoding aspartate-semialdehyde dehydrogenase — protein sequence MKVAVVGATGLVGTVMLKVLEERNFPLTELIPVASEKSVGKLITYKGKQFPIVSMDTAIGMRPDIALFSAGGSTSLEHAPRFKEAGTTVIDNSSAWRMDPAIPLVVPEVNAHILSLDNKIIANPNCSTIQMVVALKPLHDKYRIKRVVVSTYQSVTGTGVKAVDQMMNERKGIYDGEMAYPYQIDLNVIPQIDVFTENGYTKEEMKMINETRKIMGDENIRLTATTVRIPVMGGHSESVNIEFENDFDLAEVTSLLEQTAGIIVVDDIANLKYPMPKDAHEKDEVFVGRIRRDESMPNTLNMWIVADNLRKGAATNAVQIAEYLVRKELV from the coding sequence ATGAAAGTTGCAGTAGTAGGTGCCACAGGTTTAGTAGGCACTGTAATGTTAAAAGTATTGGAAGAAAGAAATTTCCCGTTAACTGAGTTAATCCCAGTTGCATCTGAAAAGAGCGTTGGTAAGTTAATTACGTATAAGGGTAAACAGTTTCCAATCGTTAGCATGGATACTGCGATTGGAATGCGCCCTGATATTGCCTTATTTTCTGCTGGTGGAAGCACTTCGTTAGAACACGCACCACGATTTAAAGAAGCTGGAACTACTGTAATTGATAATTCTTCTGCTTGGAGAATGGACCCAGCTATCCCTTTGGTTGTGCCTGAGGTAAATGCTCACATTTTATCATTGGATAATAAAATTATCGCTAACCCAAATTGCTCTACTATACAAATGGTGGTTGCTTTAAAACCATTACACGATAAATATCGCATTAAACGTGTAGTAGTTTCTACCTATCAATCGGTTACTGGCACAGGTGTAAAAGCAGTTGACCAAATGATGAACGAGCGTAAAGGCATTTACGATGGCGAAATGGCTTATCCATATCAAATTGATTTAAACGTTATTCCACAAATTGATGTATTTACAGAAAATGGATACACTAAAGAGGAAATGAAAATGATTAACGAAACCCGCAAAATTATGGGCGACGAAAATATTCGTTTAACAGCCACTACAGTTCGTATTCCAGTAATGGGTGGTCACTCTGAATCGGTAAACATTGAGTTTGAGAACGATTTTGATTTAGCAGAAGTAACCTCATTATTAGAACAAACTGCTGGAATAATTGTGGTAGATGATATTGCAAACTTAAAATACCCAATGCCAAAAGATGCACACGAAAAAGACGAAGTTTTTGTAGGTCGTATTCGTAGAGATGAATCTATGCCAAACACTTTAAACATGTGGATTGTTGCTGATAACTTACGCAAAGGTGCAGCTACAAATGCTGTTCAAATTGCTGAGTATTTGGTAAGAAAAGAGTTAGTATAA
- the dacB gene encoding D-alanyl-D-alanine carboxypeptidase/D-alanyl-D-alanine-endopeptidase produces the protein MKSIKLSILLIALSLNVFAQFPIAKLEQAYQNLVNDEQAKYAITSLCVLDAQSGKVIFAKNENIGLATASTLKTITSATAFSVLGKDFKYQTTLAYSGKITPDGTLQGDLIIIGAGDPTLGSWRYEQTKENAVLNQWVSAIKNAGIKKIEGTIIGDDSLWGTQTMPEGWIWQDMGNYYGAGSSALAWRENQFDIHLKPGGSIGADVSIQKTVPTMPYLKVINELKTGSSGSGDNAYAYLPPFGNLAYLRGTWGMGISKTGISLAMPDPAFDAAYRLQDTLLRLNITSSKEATTARRLGLEGKTLPNVSQKIATVSSPTLSEIIYWFNKKSVNLYGEQLLRTIAWKLGKTPSTRNGASSVINFWSAKGIDKNALNILDGSGLSPGTRVTTLAMASILFQVQKEDWFAAYYNSFPDNNGMKLKSGSINDVSAYAGYFTDVKGNKYIAVININNYNGSGISKKLFKVLDALK, from the coding sequence ATGAAGTCAATTAAACTATCCATATTATTAATCGCGTTATCACTTAACGTTTTTGCCCAATTCCCCATTGCAAAATTAGAGCAAGCCTACCAAAACTTAGTTAACGACGAACAAGCAAAATATGCCATTACATCTCTTTGTGTATTAGATGCGCAAAGCGGAAAAGTGATTTTTGCTAAAAATGAAAATATCGGATTGGCGACTGCTTCTACTTTAAAAACCATTACATCGGCTACAGCATTTAGTGTTTTGGGTAAAGATTTTAAATATCAAACTACTTTAGCCTACAGTGGAAAAATTACACCTGATGGAACCTTGCAAGGAGATTTAATTATCATCGGCGCTGGAGATCCAACTTTAGGCTCTTGGCGTTATGAGCAAACCAAAGAAAATGCAGTTTTAAATCAATGGGTTAGTGCCATTAAAAATGCTGGCATTAAAAAAATAGAAGGTACCATAATTGGTGATGATAGTTTATGGGGCACCCAAACAATGCCCGAAGGTTGGATTTGGCAAGATATGGGGAACTATTATGGAGCAGGAAGTTCGGCTTTAGCTTGGAGAGAAAATCAATTTGACATTCATTTAAAACCAGGCGGTAGTATTGGTGCTGATGTTAGCATTCAAAAAACTGTTCCAACAATGCCATATTTAAAAGTTATTAATGAACTAAAAACAGGTTCATCTGGCTCGGGCGATAATGCTTATGCTTATTTACCTCCATTTGGCAATTTGGCTTATTTACGTGGCACTTGGGGAATGGGAATTAGCAAAACAGGAATTTCTTTGGCAATGCCAGACCCAGCTTTTGATGCAGCTTATCGTTTACAGGACACCTTATTAAGGTTAAATATTACAAGTTCTAAGGAAGCTACAACGGCTAGAAGGTTAGGGTTGGAAGGAAAAACATTACCAAACGTATCACAAAAAATAGCAACGGTAAGTTCACCAACTTTGAGTGAAATCATTTATTGGTTTAATAAAAAAAGTGTAAACCTTTATGGCGAACAATTATTAAGAACTATCGCTTGGAAATTAGGCAAAACACCTAGTACAAGAAACGGAGCATCATCGGTTATTAATTTTTGGTCGGCAAAGGGAATTGACAAAAATGCTTTGAATATTTTAGATGGCAGTGGGCTTTCTCCTGGAACAAGGGTTACCACTTTAGCAATGGCTTCTATATTATTTCAAGTGCAAAAAGAAGATTGGTTTGCTGCTTATTATAATTCTTTTCCAGATAACAACGGAATGAAATTAAAAAGTGGTAGCATTAATGATGTTTCAGCTTATGCTGGATATTTTACCGATGTAAAGGGGAACAAGTACATTGCAGTTATCAATATTAATAATTACAATGGCTCTGGCATTAGTAAAAAATTGTTTAAGGTTTTGGATGCTTTGAAATAA
- a CDS encoding GNAT family protein has protein sequence MNFKLRPFQLSDLQSLVKHANNYNIAKNLSNKFPFPYTQNDGIAFINLALSATPQEIFAIVVNGEAVGSIGVHPQADFYCKNAEMGYWIEEEYWGNGIVPEAIKLMVSYGFKTFNITRIFARTFDTNIKSQRVLEKTGFTLEAELKETFYKNGTVYDEMIYGIRKPVNL, from the coding sequence ATGAACTTCAAACTTCGCCCCTTTCAATTAAGTGACTTACAAAGTTTGGTTAAACACGCCAATAATTATAATATTGCCAAAAACTTAAGTAATAAATTCCCCTTTCCTTATACTCAAAATGACGGCATTGCTTTTATCAACTTAGCATTATCGGCTACGCCTCAAGAAATATTTGCGATAGTGGTTAATGGTGAAGCTGTAGGTTCTATTGGCGTACATCCGCAAGCGGATTTTTACTGCAAAAATGCAGAAATGGGCTATTGGATTGAAGAAGAATATTGGGGCAATGGAATTGTTCCTGAAGCCATAAAGTTAATGGTTAGTTATGGCTTTAAAACGTTTAACATTACCAGAATCTTTGCCAGAACTTTTGACACGAATATTAAATCGCAGAGAGTTTTAGAAAAGACAGGTTTTACTTTAGAAGCAGAATTAAAAGAAACCTTTTACAAAAACGGAACAGTTTACGATGAAATGATTTATGGCATTAGAAAACCAGTAAATCTTTAA
- a CDS encoding DoxX-like family protein, translating into MKKSISYFLTLFIAIVWLVNGLFCKVLNFVPRHQEIVATILGNKVAPNLTMIIGLLEVAMFFWILTKIKAKICSTLQILIIGTMNVLEFFLAPDLLLFGKLNIVFAAMFMVLIFINEFYLRDRKYF; encoded by the coding sequence TTGAAAAAGTCTATTTCATATTTCTTAACACTATTTATAGCCATTGTATGGCTTGTGAATGGTTTATTTTGCAAAGTTTTAAATTTCGTGCCAAGGCATCAAGAAATTGTAGCAACGATTTTAGGAAATAAGGTTGCACCAAATTTAACAATGATAATTGGTTTATTAGAAGTTGCAATGTTCTTTTGGATTTTAACCAAGATAAAAGCTAAAATTTGTTCAACCTTACAAATTCTTATCATTGGCACTATGAATGTTTTAGAATTCTTTTTAGCTCCAGATTTATTGCTATTCGGAAAATTAAACATCGTTTTTGCTGCAATGTTTATGGTGCTGATTTTCATCAATGAGTTTTATTTAAGAGATAGAAAATATTTTTAA
- a CDS encoding beta-N-acetylhexosaminidase, translated as MKFIASFIFLLSINFIVFAQAIEGNSETPTDLESFANNEIAIIPAPANLTKLAGHFVLPNSITIQVGKSPELKQTIAFLQERLSIPTGYHVNVINPLAANPTIKLIINDTEDASIGTEGYHLSVGVKQVVIRANKPAGLFYGVQSLIQLLPKEIESKEEVKGVKWVMPCVEVTDYPRLGWRGLMFDVARHFFTKQEVKQYIDAMVRYKYNILHLHLADDEGWRIEIKGLPKLTEVGAWNVKRIGTFGDFITPTADEPRNYGGFYTQEDIKELVEYAKARFVNIMPEIDVPGHSLAAIASYPELSCTPEAINYKVRSGEKIMDWSRGAPPLGLVDNTLCPANEKVYVFLDTVFSQIAKLFPFEYIHVGGDEVARNFWEKNDQIKELMKREGLKTIPEVQAYFERRVETIIQSKGKKFMAWDEVLEGGVSQTAAVMSWRNMQHGIDAAKAGHEVVMSPTQFAYIDYMQADAITEPKVYASLRLSKSYEFDPVPAGVDPKFIKGGQANLWTEQVYNIRQAEYMTWPRGFAIAESVWSPKEKKNWTNFFARTEEHFKRLDIAETKYAPSVYDPIFTVRRTADRNLLITLTTEVEGLDIYYSFDNSFPDRFYPKYTTPLVPPVDAKVLKVITYRGKTPVGRMMNMPIEELEKRAGKR; from the coding sequence ATGAAATTCATTGCTTCATTCATTTTTCTATTATCCATCAATTTCATTGTTTTCGCTCAAGCTATAGAAGGTAATTCAGAAACTCCTACAGATTTAGAAAGTTTTGCAAACAACGAAATTGCAATTATACCAGCACCAGCAAACTTAACTAAGCTGGCGGGACATTTCGTTTTGCCTAATAGCATCACTATTCAAGTGGGTAAGTCTCCAGAATTAAAACAAACTATTGCCTTTCTACAAGAGCGCCTTTCAATACCTACAGGATATCACGTAAATGTTATCAATCCACTAGCAGCTAATCCAACTATCAAATTAATTATAAATGATACAGAAGATGCAAGTATAGGTACTGAAGGATACCATCTTTCTGTTGGGGTAAAACAAGTAGTAATTAGAGCTAACAAACCTGCAGGTTTATTTTATGGCGTACAATCGTTAATACAATTATTGCCTAAAGAAATAGAAAGCAAGGAAGAAGTTAAAGGTGTTAAATGGGTAATGCCTTGTGTTGAGGTCACTGATTATCCGCGTTTAGGTTGGAGAGGTTTAATGTTCGATGTAGCAAGACATTTTTTTACCAAACAAGAAGTAAAACAGTATATAGATGCAATGGTGCGCTATAAATACAATATTTTACACCTGCATTTAGCTGACGACGAAGGTTGGCGAATTGAAATTAAAGGTTTACCAAAGTTAACTGAAGTTGGTGCTTGGAATGTAAAACGCATTGGCACATTTGGAGATTTTATTACGCCTACAGCTGATGAGCCAAGAAATTATGGTGGTTTTTATACTCAAGAAGATATAAAAGAATTGGTCGAATATGCCAAAGCTCGTTTTGTAAATATTATGCCTGAGATTGATGTGCCTGGACACAGCTTGGCAGCCATTGCTTCTTACCCAGAATTATCATGTACACCAGAGGCGATAAATTATAAAGTACGTAGTGGCGAAAAGATTATGGATTGGAGCCGAGGTGCGCCACCTTTAGGTCTGGTAGACAATACGCTTTGTCCGGCAAATGAAAAGGTTTACGTGTTTTTAGATACTGTATTTTCTCAAATTGCTAAGCTTTTCCCTTTTGAATACATCCATGTTGGTGGCGATGAAGTTGCCCGTAATTTTTGGGAGAAGAATGACCAAATTAAGGAGTTGATGAAACGTGAAGGCTTAAAAACCATTCCAGAAGTGCAGGCTTATTTTGAAAGAAGAGTAGAAACTATCATTCAATCTAAAGGTAAAAAATTCATGGCTTGGGATGAGGTTTTAGAAGGCGGTGTTTCGCAAACCGCAGCCGTAATGAGTTGGCGCAATATGCAACATGGTATTGATGCAGCAAAGGCTGGTCACGAAGTAGTGATGAGCCCTACTCAATTTGCCTACATAGATTACATGCAAGCTGATGCGATTACAGAACCTAAAGTTTATGCTAGTTTACGTTTAAGTAAATCTTATGAGTTTGACCCTGTTCCTGCAGGTGTAGACCCGAAATTTATCAAAGGTGGACAAGCCAATTTATGGACTGAACAGGTTTATAACATTCGTCAGGCAGAATACATGACTTGGCCGAGAGGTTTTGCCATTGCAGAATCGGTTTGGTCGCCAAAAGAGAAAAAAAACTGGACTAACTTTTTTGCTCGTACTGAAGAACATTTTAAACGTTTAGATATTGCTGAAACTAAATATGCTCCAAGTGTTTACGACCCTATTTTTACGGTTAGAAGAACTGCGGATAGAAATTTATTAATTACGTTAACAACAGAGGTTGAAGGTTTGGATATCTATTATAGTTTCGACAATTCTTTCCCTGATAGATTTTATCCAAAATATACAACCCCATTAGTTCCTCCTGTAGATGCTAAAGTTTTAAAAGTAATAACCTATAGAGGTAAAACTCCAGTTGGCAGAATGATGAATATGCCAATTGAAGAATTAGAAAAAAGAGCAGGCAAAAGGTAA
- a CDS encoding DUF6498-containing protein encodes MNKAQRNINIIMMLLFSAYAIYSIIYNSASIFFIIYLFWFDELIRNVSLLIQVRMHREDPKNIREFTRQKAISNIKTRFFFLFIYSVFIVLVFGLFFHLAQDEKDALIKNVQIFMFHDISFNVCLMIAIVREILQIRSTSLRRDEPIPTFTAMSGHLITLHLSIIFGAFLWAFTSGKFVNFSFSLGLLNKYAIILPFFLIKFLVDLYAINHSEKDKTVLDTLQNH; translated from the coding sequence ATGAATAAAGCGCAACGAAATATCAATATCATTATGATGCTTTTATTTAGCGCCTATGCCATTTATAGCATAATTTATAATAGTGCCAGTATATTTTTTATCATTTACTTATTTTGGTTTGATGAGTTAATCCGCAATGTATCATTACTTATTCAAGTTAGAATGCATAGAGAAGACCCTAAAAATATTAGGGAATTTACAAGGCAAAAAGCCATCAGCAATATTAAAACAAGATTTTTCTTTCTTTTTATCTATTCTGTTTTTATTGTTTTGGTATTTGGTTTGTTTTTCCATTTAGCCCAAGACGAGAAAGATGCTCTAATTAAAAATGTTCAAATATTTATGTTCCATGATATTTCATTTAACGTTTGTTTAATGATAGCTATTGTGCGAGAAATTCTCCAAATCAGGTCAACATCATTGCGTAGAGATGAACCCATTCCAACATTTACTGCAATGAGTGGGCACCTGATAACCCTTCATTTATCTATCATTTTTGGCGCTTTTTTATGGGCGTTTACCAGTGGGAAATTTGTAAACTTTAGTTTTAGCTTAGGTCTACTTAATAAATACGCCATTATATTACCGTTTTTCTTGATTAAGTTTCTGGTAGATTTATATGCTATTAATCACAGCGAAAAAGACAAAACAGTGCTAGACACCTTACAAAATCACTAA
- a CDS encoding glycosyltransferase family 39 protein, which translates to MKKGTILLLLFILLKMVLHYVVINPVYELQRDEFLHLDQAKHLAWGFHSVPPVTSWISWLILQLGNSVFWIKFFPALFGALTLLVVWKTIESLKGGLFACTLAATGLLCSVLLRINILYQPNSLDILCWTLIYFKLIRFIQTNNYKWLYFLAISFAIGFLNKYNIVFCILGLLPALLLTKHRALFLKAQFYYAILLALALISPNLIWQLQNDFPVLKHMKELADTQLVHVNRMDFLKEQVFFFIGSIFILIAAFISFFSYAPFKPYRFLAAVYIFTIALFIYFKAKDYYAIGLYPIFFAFGAVYLSLLLDKGWKIYLRYLAFAIILFFFYGLLKTSMPIYTPETYVKNAEQHKPFSEHTWEDGKKHPISQDFADMLGWKELAAKTDSIYNSIPDKKSIFILCDNYGQTGAINYYSKIKGLQANSFTDDYVNWLDLDKEIKTVIRIKTVENLNSTRDLSLFETIKNVGTIENKYAREKGTQIILLSNPKVDLAKLLRKERAAGNLD; encoded by the coding sequence ATGAAAAAAGGAACCATTTTACTCTTGTTATTTATATTATTAAAAATGGTTTTGCATTATGTGGTCATCAACCCTGTTTATGAGTTGCAACGCGATGAATTTTTGCATTTAGACCAAGCAAAACATTTAGCATGGGGATTTCATTCTGTTCCGCCAGTAACTTCTTGGATTTCTTGGCTGATACTTCAATTAGGTAATTCTGTTTTTTGGATTAAGTTCTTTCCAGCCTTATTTGGAGCACTAACCTTACTTGTAGTTTGGAAAACAATAGAAAGTTTAAAAGGAGGTTTATTTGCCTGCACACTAGCCGCTACAGGTTTGCTTTGTTCGGTTTTGTTAAGGATAAATATTCTTTACCAACCCAATTCCTTGGATATTTTATGTTGGACGTTAATTTACTTTAAATTAATTCGTTTCATCCAAACTAATAATTACAAGTGGCTGTACTTTCTAGCCATCAGCTTTGCTATTGGATTTTTAAACAAATACAACATTGTTTTTTGCATTTTGGGATTATTACCCGCACTATTATTAACTAAACACAGAGCATTATTCTTAAAAGCTCAGTTTTATTACGCCATTCTTTTAGCATTGGCATTGATAAGTCCAAACCTGATATGGCAATTACAGAATGATTTTCCTGTATTAAAACACATGAAAGAATTGGCAGATACACAATTAGTTCATGTAAACAGAATGGATTTTTTAAAAGAACAGGTTTTCTTTTTTATTGGGTCTATCTTTATTCTTATCGCAGCTTTCATTTCTTTTTTCAGCTATGCTCCATTTAAACCTTATCGTTTTTTGGCAGCTGTTTATATTTTTACGATAGCGTTATTTATCTACTTCAAAGCAAAAGATTATTATGCAATTGGCTTATATCCTATTTTCTTCGCCTTTGGTGCTGTTTATTTGAGTTTGCTGTTGGATAAAGGCTGGAAGATTTATTTACGTTATTTGGCTTTTGCGATTATCTTATTTTTCTTTTATGGCCTGTTAAAAACATCAATGCCAATATATACACCAGAAACGTATGTTAAGAATGCCGAACAACATAAACCATTCAGTGAGCATACATGGGAAGATGGCAAAAAACATCCAATATCTCAAGATTTTGCTGACATGTTAGGTTGGAAAGAATTAGCAGCTAAAACTGATTCTATCTATAATAGCATCCCCGATAAAAAAAGCATTTTTATCCTTTGTGATAATTATGGCCAAACTGGTGCGATAAATTATTATTCGAAAATTAAAGGTTTACAGGCTAATTCATTTACTGATGATTATGTAAACTGGTTAGATTTAGACAAAGAGATTAAAACAGTAATCAGAATAAAGACTGTGGAGAATTTAAATTCTACAAGGGACTTATCCTTATTTGAAACGATAAAGAATGTTGGAACAATAGAGAATAAGTATGCAAGGGAAAAGGGAACTCAAATCATCCTGTTAAGCAACCCTAAAGTTGACCTTGCCAAATTATTAAGGAAAGAGCGAGCGGCGGGGAATTTAGATTAG